In Flavobacterium sp. CS20, a single window of DNA contains:
- a CDS encoding TolC family protein — MKLIFAILPQISFSHQGIRTNNPVMAFSSKLNQGIFNQSDFDINALNNPDALSNFTTTFEIAQPVLNIDKLIQRKALKYAHKAQEFQNSYATSALILKSQTLYMQLQLAYDSEKVIKKALKTARINKDQTQNFYNEGLIQKADFLVAQIRLSEVETQHIKVQNQIQNLSDEIKQLIQDESEATLKPIDSLEVIDLWTGSTIKTTNLENTSDIKAFELKAQSFSKLHDAQKYSFLPQLNAFGQLQFFDDQIFGTSSDNYFFGAELKWDLFKGYSRIAKLQKTKAEAEKVKLEQQNYLQQKQNDVKQSIRNIEVSEQNMNSQKIAVEQSKEAYRILKNRYEEGLEKTTDVLTAETKYANMQLTYLQSVFNYNYNLLYYQFLTEK, encoded by the coding sequence GTGAAACTAATCTTTGCCATTTTACCTCAGATTTCATTTAGCCACCAAGGAATTAGAACCAACAATCCTGTTATGGCTTTTAGCTCTAAACTCAATCAAGGTATTTTTAATCAAAGTGATTTTGATATCAACGCCTTAAACAATCCCGATGCCTTATCAAATTTTACAACCACTTTTGAAATTGCTCAGCCTGTTTTAAATATCGACAAACTCATTCAACGCAAAGCTTTAAAATATGCACACAAAGCTCAGGAGTTTCAAAATAGTTATGCAACATCGGCTTTGATTTTAAAATCTCAGACCCTTTATATGCAATTGCAATTGGCTTACGATTCTGAAAAAGTCATCAAAAAAGCCTTAAAAACAGCACGTATCAACAAAGATCAAACACAAAATTTTTATAATGAAGGGCTGATTCAAAAAGCAGATTTTTTGGTCGCCCAAATTAGACTTTCTGAAGTTGAAACTCAACATATAAAAGTCCAAAATCAAATCCAAAATCTTTCAGATGAAATAAAGCAATTGATACAAGATGAGTCTGAAGCAACTTTAAAACCAATTGATTCGCTTGAAGTTATTGATTTATGGACTGGTTCTACAATAAAAACTACCAATCTTGAAAACACTTCAGATATCAAAGCTTTTGAACTTAAAGCACAGTCTTTTTCTAAACTACATGACGCTCAAAAATATAGTTTTCTACCACAACTGAATGCGTTTGGACAATTGCAGTTTTTTGATGATCAAATTTTTGGCACATCAAGTGATAACTATTTTTTTGGTGCGGAGCTCAAATGGGATTTATTTAAAGGTTATAGCAGAATCGCCAAGCTTCAAAAAACCAAAGCTGAAGCTGAAAAGGTCAAATTAGAACAACAAAACTATTTACAACAAAAACAAAATGACGTCAAGCAAAGCATCAGAAATATTGAAGTTTCTGAGCAAAATATGAATAGTCAAAAAATTGCTGTAGAACAATCTAAAGAAGCTTATCGTATCCTTAAAAACCGCTACGAAGAAGGTTTAGAAAAAACCACAGATGTTTTAACTGCTGAAACAAAATATGCCAATATGCAATTGACTTACCTTCAATCGGTCTTTAATTATAATTATAACCTTTTATACTATCAATTTTTAACTGAAAAGTAA
- the ccoS gene encoding cbb3-type cytochrome oxidase assembly protein CcoS, which yields MSVIYVLLAISTLVAVFFFVLFIFSVKKGQYDDSYTPSVRMLFDDELVDEDSESDEKPVNETQ from the coding sequence ATGAGTGTCATTTATGTTCTCTTAGCCATCAGTACTTTAGTTGCTGTTTTCTTTTTTGTGCTTTTTATCTTTTCGGTAAAAAAGGGACAATACGATGATAGCTACACGCCATCTGTGCGAATGCTGTTTGACGACGAGCTTGTAGATGAAGACTCAGAAAGTGATGAAAAACCTGTTAACGAAACACAATAA
- a CDS encoding efflux RND transporter periplasmic adaptor subunit has product MKSLSYIILSFVAISFYACGNQNSNSGQNETEAIQVKTISVESSNDSDLSFSGMLSAEQMSTLKTRQAGYVKNIFVNVGDEVQKNQKLIQIDSEELNAQKKQAQAAVNQAQKQFDLAQKNLKRFERLRQSKSVSDSEFEQVELKFQSAQSGLESAKQQLNQVQSMMSYTSIKAPFSGKISQKLIQVGDMAMPGMPLLTLSSSNQLEVKSTVSESQINSIKKGQNVQIEIPSIGKVYSGKITEVSNSSESSNSQYFVKSIFTEKPEKALAGMYANISVKAPQTNSQYENASIRIPRFAIVQKNGLQGVYVVGKSDTALLRWIKTGSADEETIEVLSGLSANDKIIIDADGRLYNGVKIKE; this is encoded by the coding sequence ATGAAATCACTTTCTTATATCATATTAAGTTTTGTGGCAATAAGTTTTTATGCCTGTGGAAATCAAAATTCTAATTCAGGTCAAAATGAAACTGAAGCTATACAAGTTAAAACCATAAGTGTAGAATCTTCAAATGATTCTGACTTGAGTTTTAGTGGTATGCTTAGCGCAGAACAAATGTCAACTTTAAAAACACGGCAAGCGGGCTATGTGAAAAATATTTTTGTCAATGTTGGAGATGAGGTTCAGAAAAACCAAAAACTCATTCAAATTGACAGCGAAGAGCTCAATGCACAAAAAAAACAAGCTCAAGCTGCAGTTAATCAAGCTCAAAAACAATTTGACTTAGCACAAAAAAACCTAAAACGTTTTGAAAGATTAAGACAATCTAAAAGTGTATCCGACAGTGAGTTTGAACAAGTAGAGTTAAAATTCCAATCCGCTCAATCTGGTTTAGAGTCCGCCAAGCAACAACTCAATCAAGTGCAATCTATGATGAGTTACACCAGTATAAAAGCACCATTTTCTGGTAAAATTAGTCAAAAGTTGATTCAAGTTGGAGATATGGCTATGCCAGGAATGCCTTTGTTAACACTATCATCATCAAATCAACTTGAAGTGAAATCTACAGTGAGTGAATCTCAAATCAATAGTATCAAAAAAGGGCAAAACGTTCAGATTGAAATACCGAGTATTGGTAAAGTTTATTCAGGAAAAATCACTGAAGTCAGTAACTCATCAGAAAGTTCAAACAGTCAATACTTTGTAAAAAGCATTTTTACTGAAAAGCCAGAAAAGGCATTAGCTGGTATGTATGCAAATATATCTGTAAAAGCACCACAAACTAACTCTCAATATGAAAATGCGTCAATTCGTATTCCACGTTTTGCTATCGTTCAAAAAAATGGATTACAAGGCGTTTACGTTGTTGGAAAAAGTGATACAGCTTTATTAAGATGGATAAAAACTGGAAGTGCAGATGAAGAAACTATCGAGGTTTTATCTGGTCTTTCTGCTAATGACAAAATCATTATCGATGCCGATGGCAGATTGTATAACGGAGTAAAAATTAAAGAATAA